The following are encoded together in the Sphaerodactylus townsendi isolate TG3544 linkage group LG12, MPM_Stown_v2.3, whole genome shotgun sequence genome:
- the CHEK1 gene encoding serine/threonine-protein kinase Chk1, with protein MAVPFVEDWDLVQTLGEGAYGEVQLAVNRRTEEAVAVKIVDMKRAAECPDQIKKEICVNKMLNHENIVKFYGHRREGTIQYLFLEYCSGGELFDRIEPDIGMPEPDAQKFFHQLIAGVVYLHSMGVTHRDIKPENLLLDERDNLKISDFGLATVFKYNGRERLLNKMCGTLPYIAPEVLKRKDFHAEPVDVWSCGIVLTAMLAGELPWDQPSDACQEYCDWKEKKIYISPWKKIDSLPLALLLKILTENPTSRLTIADIKKDRWYTKPLKKGIKRPRVSSGGLSDSPAGFSKHIRSDMDFSPVKTAHSEERKTCSNSQPELGTGLSLWDSSPAGIDKLVQGISFSQPACPEHMLVNSQLLGTPSSSQNPWQRLVKRMTRFFLKLDAPQSYSVLKEVCEKMGYNWKKACTNQVTISTVDRRNNKLIFKANLVEMEDKILVDFRLSKGDGLEFKRHFLKIKGKLSDVVSVQKLWLPTT; from the exons ATGGCAGTGCCCTTTGTGGAAGACTGGGACCTAGTGCAGACCCTTGGAGAAGGGGCCTACGGAGA AGTTCAGCTAGCTGTGAACAGACGCACCGAAGAAGCAGTTGCAGTGAAAATTGTTGACATGAAACGTGCAGCGGAGTGCCCAGATCAGATTAAGAAGGAAATTTGTGTTAACAAAATGTTAAATCATGAGAACATTGTAAAATTCTATGGGCATCGGCGAGAAGGCACTATCCAGTATCTCTTCTTGGAGTACTGCAGCGGAGGAGAACTCTTTGACCGAATAG AGCCAGATATAGGAATGCCTGAACCAGATGCACAAAAGTTTTTCCACCAACTTATAGCTGGTGTG GTCTACCTCCACAGTATGGGAGTAACGCACAGGGATATTAAGCCCGAGAATCTCTTGCTAGATGAAAGAG ATAACCTCAAAATTTCTGACTTTGGTCTAGCAACTGTGTTTAAATACAACGGTCGTGAGCGACTGTTGAACAAGATGTGTGGCACGCTCCCATATATCGCCCCAGAGGTCCTTAAAAGAAAAGATTTTCATGCTGAACCTGTTGATGTCTGGTCATGTGGAATAGTGCTCACTGCTATGTTGGCAGGAG AATTGCCTTGGGATCAGCCTAGTGATGCCTGTCAAGAATACTGTgattggaaagaaaagaaaatatacatttCACCATGGAAGAAGATCGATTCATTGCCCTTGG ctttACTTCTCAAAATACTCACTGAGAACCCTACATCAAGACTTACTATTGCAGATATTAAAAAAGACAGATGGTATACAAAGCCTCTAAAGAAAG GTATAAAGCGACCTCGGGTCTCTTCAGGGGGACTTTCAGATTCTCCAGCAGGGTTTTCTAAGCACATTCGTTCTGATATGGACTTCTCACCAGTGAAAACTGCACACAG TGAGGAAAGAAAGACGTGTTCCAATTCCCAGCCAGAACTGGGCACTGGCCTTTCCTTGTGGGATAGCAGTCCAGCTGGTATTGACAAGCTAGTGCAAGGGATCAGCTTCTCCCAGCCAGCCTGCCCTGAACACATGCTGGTGAACAGCCAATTGCTTGGCACGCCAAGTTCTTCACAG AACCCATGGCAACGCTTGGTGAAGAGAATGACTCGTTTCTTTCTGAAGCTGGATGCTCCTCAGTCATATAGCGTCTTGAAGGAGGTTTGTGAAAAGATGGGCTATAACTGGAAGAAAGCTTGCACGAACCAG GTCACCATATCAACCGTGGATAGAAGAAACAATAAACTAATTTTCAAGGCAAATCTggtggaaatggaagacaaaaTTCTTGTGGATTTCCGTCTGTCAAAG GGTGATGGTTTGGAGTTCAAGCGGCATTTCCTGAAGAtcaaggggaaactgagtgacGTTGTCAGCGTGCAGAAGCTGTGGCTTCCCACCACATGA